One window of Papaver somniferum cultivar HN1 chromosome 9, ASM357369v1, whole genome shotgun sequence genomic DNA carries:
- the LOC113309755 gene encoding probable inactive purple acid phosphatase 2, with the protein MIRSMSLFFFFFICLFIISTVQSANSSSSVSITYTPKTLAKSGDSVNIQWNGIESPSDLDWLGIYSPPNSSHNKWIGYVFLSSCKNWKSGSCSIDLPLVNLRSNYEFRIFRWTEDEVDKEKVDHDHNPLPGTKHLLGKSEELGFETGNGPQQIHLAFTDNEDEMRVMFITEDGKENYVKYGRDEGAMNKVVKTIVSRYERKDMCDAPANTSIGWRDPGFIHDGVINNLKSEKRYYYKVGSDAGGWSATHSFMSRARSSDETNAFLFGDMGTATPYSTFVRTQDESISTMKWILRDIEALGDKPAFISHIGDISYARGYSWLWDTFFTQIEPVASKVPYHVCIGNHEYDWPLQPWKPEWASYGKDGGGECGVPYSLKFNMPGNSSSPTGTRAPATRNLFYSFDSGVVHFVYMSTETNFLPGGDQYNFIKHDLETVNRKKTPFIVVQGHRPMYTTSNENRDAPLRNRMLEHYEPLFVKNKVTLAMWGHVHRYERFCPMKNFTCGEENEALPVHVVIGMGGQDWQPIWTPRPNHLTDPIFPQPERSLFRTGEFGYTRLFATKEKLTLTFVGNHDGEPHDMVEILASGRTTKRVEDASNKLEVGKSYFSWYMKGMGLLVIGALTGYLIGSITHARRVASSGASWAPVKTEDA; encoded by the exons ATGATTCGTTCAAtgtcccttttcttcttcttcttcatctgcttgTTTATCATTTCTACAGTACAATCTGCAAACTCATCTTCTTCAGTTTCCATCACTTACACTCCCAAAACCCTAGCCAAATCAGGTGATTCAGTTAACATCCAGTGGAATGGAATAGAATCTCCATCAGATTTGGATTGGTTGGGTATATATTCACCACCAAATTCATCACACAATAAGTGGATTGGTTATGTTTTTCTATCTTCTTGTAAGAACTGGAAATCCGGGTCTTGTTCAATCGACCTTCCATTGGTTAATCTTCGATCAAATTATGAGTTTCGGATATTCAGATGGACTGAAGATGAGGTTGATAAGGAAAAAGTTGATCATGATCATAATCCATTACCAGGAACAAAGCATTTATTAGGGAAATCTgaggaattagggtttgaaactGGTAATGGACCACAGCAAATTCATTTGGCTTTTACAGATAATGAAGATGAAATGAGGGTTATGTTTATTACAGAAGATGGGAAGGAGAATTATGTTAAGTATGGAAGAGATGAAGGTGCCATGAATAAGGTTGTGAAGACTATAGTGAGCAGGTATGAGAGGAAAGATATGTGTGATGCTCCTGCTAATACTAGTATTGGGTGGAGAGATCCTGGTTTTATTCATGATGGAGTCATCAACAACTTGAAATCAGAGAAAAGGTATTATTACAAG GTTGGAAGCGATGCAGGAGGTTGGAGTGCGACTCATAGCTTCATGTCACGTGCTAGGAGCTCAGATGAGACAAACGCATTTTTATTCGGCGACATGGGAACCGCAACCCCATATTCAACCTTCGTCCGCACGCAAGATGAAAGTATATCAACCATGAAATGGATTCTACGTGACATTGAAGCCCTTGGTGACAAGCCGGCTTTTATTTCTCATATCGGAGACATTAGCTACGCAAGAGGCTACTCGTGGTTATGGGACACATTCTTCACTCAAATTGAACCTGTTGCATCTAAGGTCCCGTACCATGTGTGCATTGGAAACCACGAATATGATTGGCCATTACAGCCTTGGAAGCCAGAATGGGCTTCTTATGGTAAGGATGGTGGTGGTGAGTGTGGGGTCCCGTACAGCCTCAAGTTTAATATGCCTGGGAATTCTTCATCACCAACTGGAACTCGTGCTCCTGCAACTCGTAACCTTTTCTACTCGTTTGACAGTGGGGTAGTGCATTTCGTGTATATGTCAACTGAGACTAATTTTCTTCCAGGCGGTGATCAATATAACTTCATTAAGCACGATCTCGAGACAGTCAATCGAAAGAAGACACCTTTCATTGTTGTCCAAGGCCACAGACCAATGTATACAACTAGTAATGAGAATAGGGATGCCCCCTTGAGGAACAGAATGTTAGAACACTACGAGCCTCTGTTTGTGAAGAACAAGGTGACTTTAGCAATGTGGGGTCATGTTCATAGGTATGAAAGGTTCTGTCCGATGAAGAATTTCACCTGTGGGGAGGAAAATGAAGCTTTACCAGTACATGTTGTGATTGGAATGGGGGGACAAGATTGGCAACCTATATGGACACCAAGGCCTAACCACCTGACGGACCCAATCTTCCCTCAACCTGAAAGGTCTTTGTTCCGTACAGGAGAATTTGGGTATACGCGACTTTTTGCTACGAAGGAAAAGTTAACCCTTACCTTTGTTGGAAACCATGACGGAGAGCCACACGACATGGTGGAAATTCTGGCATCAGGCAGAACTACAAAGAGAGTTGAGGATGCTTCAAATAAGTTAGAAGTGGGAAAAAGTTATTTTTCATGGTACATGAAAGGAATGGGTCTTTTGGTGATTGGAGCTTTGACGGGATATCTGATTGGTTCCATAACACATGCCAGAAGAGTAGCTTCATCTGGAGCAAGCTGGGCACCAGTGAAGACTGAGGATGCATGA